A single region of the Acetivibrio cellulolyticus CD2 genome encodes:
- a CDS encoding glycosyl hydrolase family 8: protein MAAININSVSAASFPYNATYKYGLSSVADNQEAANATLLQEWEGWKSRHITSSGAGGFKRVQRDSSTSYDTVSEGLGYGMLLAVYFKEQALYDDLYRYVKLHFNGNGLMAWHLDASGNLAGTGANGCATDADEDIAVSLVFAHKQWGSSGSINYSQEANNLINNLANHCLDGDILKPGDSWGGWSTVNASYFAPAWYKIFAKFTGNTKWNSVADKCYQIIESVKNKNSGTGLVPDWCTGDGSAVSGMGYNYYYDATRYPWRTVLDYLWFGDERAKTNCDLINKFFKNIGPANIKSGYSITGSQVGSDHNSPFVAPIAASSLTGYDLSFAKAMHEENIKVKDPDAYCYYGGCLRMITMLYTTGNFPNLYEDVVVKTPTPTIATPTPTIATPTPTQSGSVLLGDVNGDGSANSIDFGYMKMKLLGQISSFPSPNGDVAADMNKDGAFNSLDFGYMKMLLLGMIK from the coding sequence ATGGCGGCTATCAATATTAACAGTGTATCAGCAGCGAGTTTTCCATATAATGCAACCTATAAGTATGGATTGAGCTCAGTTGCTGATAATCAGGAAGCAGCCAACGCTACACTTCTACAGGAATGGGAAGGATGGAAAAGCAGGCACATTACTTCAAGTGGAGCAGGCGGTTTTAAGAGGGTTCAACGTGACAGCTCTACAAGCTACGATACTGTATCCGAAGGATTAGGATATGGTATGCTACTTGCAGTTTATTTCAAAGAGCAAGCTTTATATGACGATTTATATCGTTATGTAAAACTGCACTTTAACGGAAATGGACTTATGGCATGGCATCTTGATGCAAGTGGTAATTTAGCAGGTACTGGCGCAAATGGATGCGCAACTGATGCCGATGAAGATATAGCTGTATCCTTAGTTTTTGCTCATAAACAATGGGGATCAAGTGGCTCCATTAATTACAGTCAGGAAGCGAACAACTTGATTAACAATCTTGCTAATCATTGCCTCGATGGAGATATATTAAAACCTGGCGATTCATGGGGTGGTTGGAGTACTGTGAATGCATCATACTTTGCACCTGCATGGTATAAAATATTTGCTAAGTTTACAGGTAATACAAAGTGGAATAGTGTAGCTGATAAGTGCTACCAAATTATTGAAAGTGTAAAGAATAAGAACAGCGGAACAGGTCTCGTACCTGATTGGTGTACTGGAGATGGTTCAGCTGTAAGTGGAATGGGATATAATTATTACTATGATGCTACAAGATATCCATGGAGAACAGTATTAGACTATTTATGGTTTGGTGATGAAAGAGCAAAAACAAATTGTGATCTTATAAACAAGTTCTTTAAAAATATAGGTCCTGCAAATATTAAAAGCGGGTACTCTATAACAGGAAGCCAAGTAGGTTCAGACCATAACTCTCCATTTGTTGCTCCAATAGCAGCTTCATCGTTGACTGGATATGACCTTTCTTTCGCAAAAGCAATGCATGAAGAAAATATTAAAGTTAAAGACCCAGATGCATATTGTTACTATGGTGGTTGTTTAAGAATGATTACTATGCTATATACGACAGGTAATTTCCCCAACCTTTATGAAGATGTAGTAGTAAAGACGCCAACACCTACAATCGCAACACCAACACCTACAATTGCAACTCCAACTCCAACACAGTCAGGTTCAGTTTTGTTAGGAGATGTAAATGGTGATGGTTCCGCAAACTCCATAGATTTTGGATATATGAAAATGAAATTACTTGGACAAATTTCCAGCTTTCCATCTCCAAATGGTGATGTAGCCGCAGATATGAATAAGGATGGAGCATTTAATTCCTTAGATTTTGGATATATGAAAATGCTATTATTAGGGATGATTAAATAA
- a CDS encoding glycoside hydrolase family 9 protein yields MKKPIAFITVLSLMAAFLVPQMSINAAASYNYGEALQKAIIFYECQRSGDLPDDNRVNWRGDSGLADGSDAGLDLTGGWYDAGDNAKFNLPMAYTTTMLGWSVYECRDAFEKSGQLDEILDNIKWATDYFIKCHPSANVYYYQVGDGALDHAWWGPAEVMQMKRPSAKVTTSSPGSTVVGETAAAMAVASIIFKDTDPDYAATCLKHAKELFTFADTTKSDTGYKAAEGYYSSWSGFYDELTWASAWLYLATEDSAYLDKAASYKSNWEVERGTTTIKYKWGHCWDNKLFGSFLLLARATGDSLYKQCIENNLDWWTTGYNGDRIAYSPKGLAICDMWGTLRYATTSAFLASVYSDWSGCDSTKAATYKAFAKSQVDYALGSAGRSYEVGFGTNPPTHPHHRNAHGGWAASMDTPAQHRHTLYGALVGGPNASDAYTDTINDYQANEVACDYNAGFVGILAKMYGEFGGTPIADFNAIEPVGEEYGIYAAVNAAGSTFTNMKATISNMTGWPPRMSDKLSYRYFVDISEVINAGYKASDVTVSASTTNGAKVSPGLIEWDASKNIYYVNIDFNGTNIYPGGINEYKRDVYFTLNAPNGFSAWDSTNDFSYTGLAGASGQTGVKTEYIPIYDNGVKIYGKEPGESSSTPTPVKTTPTKTVSPTPTTSSVVKGDIDGNGSFNSIDFGILRTYLMGTKKLSEIQLIAADVDGSGAANSIDFGAMRKELLGFTKDFK; encoded by the coding sequence ATGAAGAAACCGATAGCATTTATTACGGTGTTATCACTAATGGCTGCATTTTTAGTACCACAAATGTCAATTAATGCAGCAGCATCTTACAACTATGGTGAGGCTCTACAAAAAGCAATAATTTTTTATGAGTGTCAAAGATCAGGTGATTTGCCTGATGACAACAGGGTAAACTGGCGTGGTGATTCAGGCTTGGCTGACGGTTCAGATGCAGGTCTGGACCTTACAGGTGGATGGTATGATGCCGGGGATAACGCAAAGTTCAATCTACCAATGGCTTATACAACCACCATGCTTGGCTGGAGTGTTTACGAATGTCGTGATGCTTTTGAAAAGAGTGGCCAGCTTGACGAAATACTGGATAATATCAAATGGGCTACTGACTATTTCATAAAGTGCCATCCAAGTGCAAACGTGTATTATTATCAGGTGGGAGATGGTGCTCTTGACCATGCTTGGTGGGGTCCTGCTGAAGTTATGCAGATGAAAAGACCATCAGCTAAAGTAACTACTTCAAGTCCTGGATCAACAGTAGTTGGGGAGACTGCAGCAGCAATGGCAGTAGCTTCAATTATATTTAAAGACACTGATCCGGATTATGCTGCAACATGTTTAAAGCATGCAAAAGAATTATTTACATTTGCAGACACAACAAAGAGTGATACTGGGTATAAGGCAGCTGAAGGATACTATAGCTCATGGAGTGGCTTTTATGATGAACTTACATGGGCTTCAGCATGGTTATATCTTGCAACTGAAGATTCAGCATACCTCGATAAGGCTGCTTCATACAAATCAAATTGGGAAGTAGAACGTGGCACTACTACAATAAAATATAAATGGGGCCACTGCTGGGATAATAAACTTTTTGGATCATTCCTATTACTTGCAAGAGCAACAGGTGATTCATTATACAAGCAGTGTATTGAAAATAATCTTGACTGGTGGACAACAGGATACAATGGAGATAGGATTGCATATTCTCCAAAGGGACTTGCAATTTGTGATATGTGGGGTACTTTAAGATATGCAACTACATCTGCATTCCTCGCAAGTGTTTACTCTGACTGGTCCGGATGTGATTCAACTAAAGCAGCAACTTACAAAGCGTTTGCAAAAAGTCAGGTTGATTATGCTCTTGGAAGTGCTGGTAGAAGTTATGAGGTAGGTTTTGGTACAAATCCTCCTACGCACCCTCACCATAGAAATGCACATGGTGGATGGGCAGCAAGTATGGATACACCAGCACAACATAGACATACGCTTTATGGAGCTCTAGTTGGTGGACCAAATGCAAGTGACGCTTATACTGATACAATTAATGATTATCAAGCAAATGAAGTTGCTTGTGACTATAATGCAGGGTTCGTTGGAATTCTTGCTAAAATGTACGGCGAATTCGGTGGAACCCCTATAGCTGATTTTAATGCTATTGAGCCTGTAGGAGAGGAATATGGAATTTATGCGGCAGTAAATGCTGCAGGATCTACTTTTACAAACATGAAAGCTACAATATCCAATATGACAGGATGGCCTCCAAGAATGAGCGATAAGCTTTCATACAGATATTTTGTAGATATTTCGGAAGTAATCAATGCAGGTTATAAAGCAAGTGATGTTACTGTATCAGCAAGTACTACAAATGGTGCGAAGGTTTCACCGGGTCTTATTGAGTGGGATGCTTCAAAGAATATATACTATGTAAATATCGACTTTAACGGAACAAATATTTATCCAGGTGGAATTAATGAATATAAGAGGGATGTATACTTTACACTCAATGCTCCTAATGGATTCTCAGCATGGGATAGCACAAACGATTTCTCTTATACAGGTTTGGCTGGTGCTTCAGGACAAACTGGAGTTAAAACAGAGTATATACCGATTTATGATAATGGTGTGAAGATTTATGGTAAGGAACCTGGAGAGTCATCTTCAACTCCAACACCAGTAAAAACAACACCTACAAAGACTGTATCTCCTACACCTACTACATCTTCAGTTGTTAAGGGTGATATTGACGGTAATGGAAGTTTCAATTCTATTGACTTTGGTATTCTTAGAACGTACTTGATGGGTACAAAAAAATTATCAGAAATACAGCTTATAGCAGCTGATGTTGATGGTAGTGGAGCTGCTAATTCAATTGACTTTGGAGCCATGAGAAAGGAATTGCTTGGATTTACAAAGGACTTTAAATAA
- a CDS encoding D-alanyl-D-alanine carboxypeptidase family protein, which translates to MVKSKIMKFLSVFLLIAIFTTMHPLNIYAEFESTAGSAILIEASTGQVLYEKNSEVSMPPASITKVMTLLLGFEAISKGTAKWTDLVSVSEKAWKMEGSKMFLQVGSKVSYRDIIMGISIDSANDGCIALAEYLCGSENAFVSAMNEKAKEIGLKNSTFKNCTGLPQEGHRLTAKDIVILSRYLIQNYPEILEIESKTEFTFNDIRQFNRNPLLGVYEGADGLKTGWTEEAGYCLAATAKQNGIRLIAVVLNTKDEKERQIAGQELLTYGFKNFKFLDYKKSGDIVDNINIENGKKTSTPLKLDNDIKVLIPISREKDLKTVISKNSQSLIAPINAGVSAGKLEVKLDGVTLASSGISTAESIDKAGFFRWFFGGLRNLFSFMW; encoded by the coding sequence ATGGTGAAGTCAAAAATAATGAAGTTTCTATCTGTATTCCTTTTAATTGCAATTTTTACAACCATGCATCCATTGAACATATATGCAGAATTTGAATCAACTGCTGGTTCAGCTATCTTGATTGAGGCCTCAACCGGACAGGTTCTTTATGAAAAGAATTCTGAAGTTTCTATGCCACCAGCTAGTATTACCAAAGTAATGACCTTACTTCTCGGGTTTGAAGCAATCAGTAAAGGTACTGCAAAATGGACCGATCTCGTGAGTGTTTCAGAAAAGGCATGGAAAATGGAAGGCTCAAAAATGTTTCTGCAGGTAGGAAGTAAAGTTTCTTACCGCGATATCATCATGGGTATTTCCATTGATTCTGCCAACGATGGCTGTATAGCGTTAGCTGAATATCTTTGCGGCAGTGAAAATGCTTTTGTTTCAGCTATGAACGAAAAGGCAAAAGAAATCGGATTGAAAAACAGTACTTTTAAAAACTGTACAGGACTGCCCCAAGAAGGACATAGGCTAACTGCAAAGGATATAGTAATATTATCACGCTACCTTATACAGAACTATCCGGAAATATTGGAGATCGAATCAAAAACTGAATTCACCTTTAACGACATTCGACAATTTAACCGTAATCCGCTTCTTGGTGTTTATGAGGGAGCTGATGGTCTTAAAACGGGTTGGACAGAAGAAGCAGGCTATTGTCTTGCTGCCACTGCAAAACAAAATGGTATCAGATTAATTGCTGTTGTATTAAATACAAAGGATGAAAAAGAAAGGCAAATCGCAGGGCAAGAGTTACTAACTTATGGCTTTAAGAATTTCAAATTCCTTGATTATAAAAAGTCTGGTGATATTGTTGACAATATAAATATAGAAAATGGCAAAAAAACATCCACTCCACTCAAATTAGACAATGATATTAAAGTGTTAATACCAATATCACGGGAAAAAGACCTTAAAACAGTTATATCAAAAAACTCGCAGTCATTGATTGCACCGATTAATGCTGGTGTTTCTGCAGGTAAGCTGGAAGTCAAATTAGATGGCGTCACACTGGCAAGCAGTGGAATTTCGACAGCAGAGAGCATCGATAAAGCAGGTTTCTTCCGATGGTTTTTTGGCGGACTACGCAACCTTTTCAGTTTTATGTGGTAA
- a CDS encoding peroxiredoxin, with protein MDQYQLYRTQNLQLGMKAPEFTAQTTFGELKLSELTGKWIVFFSHPGDFTPICTTEYIAFAQMAPYFAQRNVQLLGLSIDSNPSHLAWVYNIYKNTGITIPFPIVADRDGSIARLYGMIAASVSATETVRTVFIIDDKQVIRAMLNYPLTNGRNIPEILRLVDALQTTDRENVVTPANWCPGQAVVVKPPKTYNELLERIKCPQGLKCMDWYLCCKKE; from the coding sequence ATGGATCAATACCAGCTTTATAGAACTCAGAATCTTCAATTGGGTATGAAGGCTCCGGAATTTACTGCACAAACTACTTTTGGAGAGCTAAAGCTTTCAGAATTAACAGGGAAATGGATTGTTTTCTTTTCGCATCCTGGAGATTTCACTCCCATTTGTACAACAGAGTATATCGCATTTGCACAGATGGCACCTTACTTTGCACAGCGGAATGTTCAGCTTCTAGGTTTAAGCATAGACAGTAATCCTTCCCATTTGGCTTGGGTATATAACATCTACAAAAATACAGGTATTACTATTCCTTTTCCAATTGTTGCAGATAGGGACGGTTCAATAGCAAGGCTCTATGGAATGATAGCTGCAAGTGTTAGTGCAACTGAAACAGTTAGAACTGTTTTCATTATAGATGATAAACAGGTAATAAGGGCAATGTTGAATTATCCCCTAACAAATGGTCGGAATATTCCTGAAATATTAAGGTTGGTAGATGCGTTGCAGACAACAGACAGGGAAAATGTTGTAACACCGGCAAACTGGTGTCCAGGTCAGGCTGTGGTTGTTAAACCTCCGAAGACTTACAATGAGTTGCTGGAAAGAATAAAATGTCCTCAAGGGTTAAAATGCATGGATTGGTATTTGTGTTGTAAAAAAGAGTGA
- a CDS encoding response regulator transcription factor — MRILVVENDIYLSKVLSQILKKNSYTVTCVNNGDDGIDFALTGIYDIILLDVVLPKTDGMTVLQRLRKIRITTPVILLSARSEISAKVAGLDSGADDYLVKPFSLDELLARVRALGRRKGELFSNNILVYGDIELNTASLKLSTEQSEVALTCRECELLEFLIRRKGIISPKERIIEKLWGFDSSAGANHVEVYISFLRKKLEYIGSNVVITTHRGAGYEINTTCKDIQANTLLKSTV; from the coding sequence ATGCGTATATTAGTAGTAGAAAATGATATCTATTTATCTAAAGTATTAAGTCAAATTCTAAAGAAAAACAGCTATACTGTGACTTGTGTAAATAACGGCGATGATGGCATAGATTTTGCTCTAACAGGTATATATGATATTATTCTCCTTGATGTTGTACTTCCCAAAACTGATGGTATGACTGTTCTTCAAAGGCTGAGGAAAATAAGGATTACAACACCTGTTATATTGTTAAGTGCCCGAAGTGAAATATCTGCTAAAGTTGCAGGCCTTGACAGCGGAGCAGATGATTACCTTGTAAAACCATTTTCTCTTGATGAATTACTAGCGCGTGTTCGTGCATTAGGGAGGCGTAAAGGAGAGTTATTTTCAAATAATATATTAGTTTATGGAGATATTGAACTTAATACTGCCAGTCTCAAATTATCAACAGAACAATCAGAAGTTGCCCTAACCTGCCGTGAATGTGAGCTTTTAGAATTCCTTATACGCAGAAAAGGCATTATCTCTCCTAAAGAAAGGATTATAGAAAAGCTTTGGGGCTTTGACTCCAGTGCAGGAGCTAATCATGTTGAAGTTTATATATCTTTTTTGAGGAAGAAGTTAGAATATATTGGCTCAAATGTAGTTATAACTACCCATCGCGGAGCAGGCTATGAAATAAATACAACCTGTAAGGATATTCAAGCAAATACCCTACTCAAAAGTACGGTTTAA
- a CDS encoding CotH kinase family protein, whose product MRKFVSVFLAVIMLMVIMTPSGVFFVSAENGQTIFINEIMAANSQTLRDGDVDDPDEGSKGGAYSDWIEIYNSSSEPINLNGYTLSDSSATWTFPQVTIKASGYLLVWASDKNKVAKDGQLHANFKLSASGEAVILKAADGSVVDSVKFISLAEDQSYGRKTDGASEFETFTKSTPLGANTNGTILVKAPVFSKQGGFYTEAFDLQITSEVPEAKIYYTTDGSDPVPGASGTTQYSSSIKIKSRAGDANVLSMVQNISNDMWNPWKAPNGEVFKCTTLKAVVVREDGSKSKIVTHSYFVDPDMKTRYTLPVISLVTDYDNLFDPTTGIYMKLNSEQTGEEWERPAHIEFFENDGTIGFSQYIGVRMHGAWSRKYPQKSFRLYADGDYGDSKEFKYEIFPGLTKKGNGKNLKSFERLILRDAGNDWMYAYMRDEMLQSLVSHIKGLDTQAVRPAILFLNGEYWGTYYIRERYDKEYLEDHYNLEGDNVALLDVFDVCEAQEGTAEDAASYTNDVIKYLQSNSITQAGTYEYIKTKIDVDNFINYYVSEIFFGNTDWPGNNVSVWRYKTEDGEYHPEAPYGQDGRWRWLLKDTDYSFGIYNKSVTHDTLRFAAGDTSEGYANASWATFLFKNLLQNTEFRNKFINCFADQLNTSFVSDRVIQFINNFEATLSPEMLEHANRWQYIKMTATTAKDTTWSQNVQVMRDYAKNRPSNVVQFIKNKFSSNGVTGTANITLKTDCAQGYVRINTIDIKSTTPSVIDPSSWTGMYFTGIPVTVTAIPATGYVFDHWEGVTGNSDTVTFTHTGNISITAVFKPATAISPTPTTTISTSTPSPTPTNSSVCGDVNQDGSFNSIDFGFVRMYLLGIKNDNIINIAAGDVDANGALNAIDFAYMRQRLLGIIIKFPAE is encoded by the coding sequence GTGAGAAAATTTGTATCTGTTTTTCTGGCTGTTATTATGCTTATGGTCATAATGACGCCATCAGGAGTTTTTTTTGTTTCAGCGGAAAATGGTCAGACCATATTTATCAATGAAATTATGGCAGCCAATTCTCAAACTCTTAGGGATGGAGATGTAGATGATCCAGACGAAGGTAGTAAAGGCGGAGCATATTCGGACTGGATTGAAATCTATAATTCCAGCTCAGAACCTATTAACTTGAACGGGTATACTTTATCTGATTCCAGTGCAACATGGACCTTTCCTCAAGTGACCATTAAAGCAAGTGGGTATTTGCTGGTTTGGGCTTCAGACAAAAATAAAGTGGCAAAAGACGGACAGCTGCACGCTAACTTTAAATTGAGTGCTTCTGGCGAAGCGGTTATACTAAAGGCAGCTGATGGTTCTGTTGTTGATTCTGTTAAATTTATAAGCCTGGCAGAAGATCAATCATATGGACGTAAAACAGATGGTGCCTCAGAATTTGAAACATTTACAAAGTCTACACCATTAGGAGCAAATACAAACGGTACTATACTTGTTAAAGCTCCTGTTTTCTCTAAACAGGGAGGATTTTATACAGAGGCCTTTGACTTACAGATTACTTCAGAAGTTCCAGAAGCTAAAATCTACTATACAACTGATGGTTCCGATCCTGTTCCGGGAGCTTCAGGAACAACTCAATACAGCAGCAGTATAAAAATTAAAAGCAGAGCAGGTGACGCAAACGTACTTTCAATGGTGCAGAATATATCTAATGACATGTGGAATCCATGGAAGGCACCAAATGGTGAAGTTTTTAAATGTACGACATTAAAGGCTGTTGTTGTTCGTGAAGATGGATCAAAGAGTAAGATTGTTACCCATTCATATTTTGTAGACCCAGATATGAAAACAAGATATACTTTGCCTGTAATATCTCTTGTAACTGACTATGATAACTTATTTGACCCTACTACGGGGATCTATATGAAGTTGAATTCTGAACAAACGGGTGAGGAATGGGAAAGACCAGCGCATATAGAGTTTTTCGAGAATGACGGCACTATTGGCTTCTCACAATATATTGGAGTTAGAATGCATGGAGCATGGTCCAGAAAATACCCGCAGAAGTCATTTAGGTTGTATGCTGATGGGGATTATGGGGATTCAAAAGAATTCAAATACGAGATTTTCCCAGGACTCACTAAAAAAGGTAATGGTAAAAACTTAAAGAGTTTTGAACGGTTGATTTTAAGAGATGCTGGTAATGACTGGATGTATGCCTATATGAGAGATGAAATGCTGCAAAGTCTTGTATCCCATATAAAAGGTCTGGATACTCAGGCAGTAAGGCCTGCAATACTGTTTTTAAATGGTGAATACTGGGGTACATACTATATTCGTGAGCGTTATGATAAAGAATATCTTGAGGATCACTATAATCTTGAAGGTGATAATGTTGCACTACTCGATGTTTTTGATGTCTGTGAAGCTCAGGAAGGGACCGCAGAAGATGCCGCTTCATATACAAACGATGTAATAAAATATCTGCAATCAAATTCTATAACTCAGGCTGGAACCTATGAGTATATTAAAACAAAAATTGATGTTGATAACTTTATTAATTATTACGTGTCGGAAATTTTCTTTGGCAATACAGACTGGCCAGGAAATAATGTTTCCGTATGGAGATATAAGACGGAAGACGGAGAGTATCATCCAGAAGCTCCATATGGTCAGGATGGCAGATGGAGATGGTTATTAAAAGATACTGATTATAGTTTTGGGATATATAACAAATCTGTGACGCATGATACGTTGAGATTTGCAGCTGGTGATACATCGGAAGGATATGCCAACGCATCATGGGCTACATTCTTGTTCAAGAATTTGTTGCAAAATACTGAGTTTAGAAACAAATTTATAAACTGTTTTGCAGACCAATTAAATACATCATTTGTTTCTGATCGGGTAATTCAGTTTATAAATAATTTTGAAGCTACTCTTTCACCAGAAATGCTTGAGCACGCAAATCGCTGGCAATATATTAAAATGACTGCTACAACTGCGAAGGATACAACATGGAGCCAGAATGTTCAGGTAATGAGGGATTATGCTAAAAACCGTCCATCAAATGTTGTTCAGTTTATAAAAAATAAATTCAGCAGCAATGGAGTAACAGGAACAGCTAATATAACTTTAAAAACCGATTGTGCACAAGGATATGTTAGAATAAATACAATTGATATAAAGTCAACCACTCCAAGTGTTATAGATCCAAGTTCATGGACTGGCATGTATTTTACTGGTATACCTGTAACTGTAACAGCAATACCGGCAACTGGGTATGTGTTTGACCATTGGGAAGGGGTTACTGGTAATTCTGATACTGTAACATTTACCCATACTGGAAACATAAGTATAACAGCTGTTTTCAAGCCAGCTACAGCAATATCACCTACGCCCACAACAACAATATCTACATCGACTCCGTCACCTACACCTACAAATAGTAGTGTTTGCGGTGATGTAAATCAGGATGGTTCTTTCAATTCAATAGATTTTGGATTTGTAAGAATGTATCTGCTAGGAATTAAAAATGATAATATTATT